Below is a window of Alkalidesulfovibrio alkalitolerans DSM 16529 DNA.
CGAGCCCGACGTCTCGGTAGGGCTGCTCGACGCCGGACAGCTCGATCGTCTCCGGCAGGCCGGGCTTCGCCGTCTGCACCATAACCTGGAGACCTCGGCCGCGTTCTTCCCGAATGTCTGCACCACCCACGCCTACGAGGACGACGTGGCCGTGGTGCGCGCGGCCCTGGCCATGGGCGTGGAGGTCTGCTCCGGCGGGCTGTTCGGCCTTGGCGAGTCCTGGGGCGACAGGGCGGAGTTGGCCCTGACCCTGGCTGGGCTCGGCGTTTCGTCCGTGCCCATGAACTTCCTGAACCCCATTCCCGGCACCAGGCTCGGCGAGCGGGCCGTGCTCTCGGCCGGGGAGGCGGCGGCCGTGATCGCCTTGTTCCGCCTGATTCTGCCCCTGGCCTGTCTGCGCATCTGCGGCGGCCGCGAGGCGGTCTTCGGCCCCGATCCGGCGTTGCCGCTCGCGGCCGGGGCCGACGGGCTGATGGTCGGCGACTACCTGACCACGCCGGGGCAGAGGCCCGCCGAGGCGCTTGCGGCTTTGCGCCGCCTGGGATACCAGCCCACCTGAGGGCGTTTGTCGTCACCCGAACGCATCGCGAGGATAGCAATGCACGCGACTCCGCTTGCCGGACTTCACCGCACGGCCTGGGTCTCCCTGATGGCCGCGCTCATGGCCGTGGGCTCCTACCTTTCTCTGCCCATCGGCCCTGTTCCGTTCACCATGCAGCCGTTTTTCGTCATGCTCGCGGGACTGGTGCTCGGCTTTCCGCACGCCCTGGCCGCCGCGAGTCTGTTCGTCACCGCCGGACTCATCGGGCTGCCGGTCTTTACGGGCGGCAAGGCCGGGCTGGCCGTGCTGCTTGGCCCCACAGGCGGCTATCTCGTCGGCTACATCCTGGCCACGGCTGCAATGGGGCTGATCGCGCGTGGAGCCGAGCCCACGTGGCGGCGAGGGCTGCTCGCGGCCGTGCCCGGACTCGTCCTGCTCTATCTGTTCGGCGTCCTGAACCTGATGCGCGTGCTGGACATCGGTTGGGAAAAGGCTCTGACCATCGGTTTTCTGCCTTTCATCCTGCAGGACATTGCCAAAATGTTCATGGCCATCGCCACGTGGCGCTTCATGCACGCGCGCGGGCTGTTGCCCCGTTAGGGCGAGCGGCATGGCGAAAATGATCGAGGCCCATAACCTGGCCTACGTCTATGAGACCGGAGCCCTGGCCCTTTCAGACGTGACCTTCGACCTGCCCGAGGGGAGCATTCTCGGGCTGGCCGGGGCCAACGGCGCGGGCAAGTCCACGCTCCTGGCGCTTTTGGCCGGGCTGTTCGCGCCCTCGCAGGGGAATCTGAGCGTGGCCGGGCACGACGCGGCCAGGGACGGCGAGGCCGTGCGCCGGGCTGCGGCGCTGGTGCTGCAGGAGGCCGACCTGACTATCATCGGCGCGACCGTGGAGGAGGACCTGCTCCTGGGACGGCCGCCCGAAAAGCGCGACACGGCATTGGCCCTGGCTGCGCGCCTGGGGCTAAGTGCACCCGACGCCCTGGTGCACACCCTGTCCTTCGGGCAGAAGCGCAAGCTTTGCCTGGCTGCGGCGCTGGTGCGCGAACCTCGCCTTTTGCTCCTCGACGAACCTTTCGCGGGGCTGGATTATCCCGGCGCGCGCGAGATGCGCGGCCTGCTCGCGGCCAACCGCGAGGCGGGACTGACGCAGATCGTGGCCGTGCACGACCTGGAGCCCCTGGCCGATCTGGCCGACCTGTGGCTCGTGCTCGCGGGCGGCAGGCAGGCATTATTCGGCGCAGCCGCCGACGTCTTGCCGCATCTCGCCGGTCTCGACGTGCGGCCTCCCTGCTCCTGGCTCGCGGGGCACGGCATCCGGCCCTGGGACGCGGGCGAGGGGCAGGGCTGATGCCCGGCTTCTCGGCGCTTCACGCCCTGCCGCGCGGTTCCTCCGGCCGTTTCCTGCTCGCGCTCGATGCGCGGCCCAAGCTGTTTCTGGCCGTGGTCGCGGGCCTCACCTTGTGGCGGCTTCCTCTGGAAGGCCTCGCCCTCGTGGGGCTTTTCGCGGCTGTGATCTGTTCGGCCTTGGGCGGTTTTCGCGGCGCGAACCGGGGGCTTTGGCGCGGCTATCTCTTTTTCGTGGTTTTTTGGGCCGCGCTCAAGGTTCTTTTGGATGTCGTCGGCGGGGCGGCGGCGGACGG
It encodes the following:
- the bioB gene encoding biotin synthase BioB; the protein is MRASSSLDPIYHKALAGETPGHEQAMVLADAARDEPERLIEAAAKVRDAHRGRRVQICAIVNAKSGRCSEDCAFCAQSAHHRTAAPEHPFIGAKATAQAALRAREAGVSRFGIVTSGLRPTRAEFEELVEAVGMVRDMGLEPDVSVGLLDAGQLDRLRQAGLRRLHHNLETSAAFFPNVCTTHAYEDDVAVVRAALAMGVEVCSGGLFGLGESWGDRAELALTLAGLGVSSVPMNFLNPIPGTRLGERAVLSAGEAAAVIALFRLILPLACLRICGGREAVFGPDPALPLAAGADGLMVGDYLTTPGQRPAEALAALRRLGYQPT
- a CDS encoding energy-coupling factor ABC transporter ATP-binding protein: MIEAHNLAYVYETGALALSDVTFDLPEGSILGLAGANGAGKSTLLALLAGLFAPSQGNLSVAGHDAARDGEAVRRAAALVLQEADLTIIGATVEEDLLLGRPPEKRDTALALAARLGLSAPDALVHTLSFGQKRKLCLAAALVREPRLLLLDEPFAGLDYPGAREMRGLLAANREAGLTQIVAVHDLEPLADLADLWLVLAGGRQALFGAAADVLPHLAGLDVRPPCSWLAGHGIRPWDAGEGQG
- a CDS encoding biotin transporter BioY, translated to MHATPLAGLHRTAWVSLMAALMAVGSYLSLPIGPVPFTMQPFFVMLAGLVLGFPHALAAASLFVTAGLIGLPVFTGGKAGLAVLLGPTGGYLVGYILATAAMGLIARGAEPTWRRGLLAAVPGLVLLYLFGVLNLMRVLDIGWEKALTIGFLPFILQDIAKMFMAIATWRFMHARGLLPR